From Solwaraspora sp. WMMD1047, the proteins below share one genomic window:
- a CDS encoding Ig-like domain-containing protein, producing the protein MGKFTRARAVTAALGLSAVLALTGCGGDQPARFVQGTEVPPESSASPTPPAVPVTLAVTPAEGAKKLPVSTEIGIELGGGEITEVTLTAEGGGAVKGAMREDGSSWVPKVPLKYATKYTASVTATGPTGQVETRTTAFTTMGKPGSLIGSGLYLFDGNTYGVAMPVVVEFSPGIPKKDRAKVQKRMFVETVPPQPGAWHWVSNGTQAYYRAPEYWQPGTTLSVRIALEGIPLSNGRYGNVDRTAESKIGDKRELKVDNATKKMTVYENDQVVRTMPVSLGKKSTPSSSGTMVIMEKKEATVFDTFAELGPVEGYRTDISFAQRLTWGGEYIHAAPWSVDDQGRRNVSHGCVNVSTANARWLFERTRVGDPITVTGTERKLAAGNGWTAWNMSWEEFVKGSALPVTA; encoded by the coding sequence GGGAAGTTCACGCGGGCCCGGGCGGTAACGGCTGCCCTGGGTCTGTCAGCAGTGTTGGCCCTGACGGGGTGCGGCGGCGACCAACCGGCGCGGTTCGTGCAGGGTACGGAGGTGCCGCCGGAGAGCTCGGCGAGCCCGACGCCGCCGGCGGTGCCGGTGACGCTCGCGGTCACGCCGGCCGAGGGCGCCAAGAAGCTCCCGGTCAGCACCGAGATCGGGATCGAGCTGGGCGGCGGCGAGATCACCGAGGTCACGCTCACCGCCGAGGGCGGCGGCGCGGTCAAGGGAGCGATGCGCGAGGACGGGTCGTCCTGGGTGCCGAAGGTTCCGTTGAAGTACGCCACCAAGTACACCGCCAGCGTCACCGCGACCGGTCCGACCGGCCAGGTGGAGACCCGGACGACGGCCTTCACCACGATGGGCAAGCCCGGCTCACTGATCGGCTCGGGGCTCTACCTCTTCGACGGCAACACCTACGGGGTGGCCATGCCGGTGGTGGTGGAGTTCTCGCCCGGGATCCCGAAGAAGGACCGGGCGAAGGTGCAGAAGCGGATGTTCGTGGAGACCGTGCCGCCGCAGCCGGGCGCCTGGCACTGGGTGAGCAACGGCACCCAGGCGTACTACCGCGCCCCGGAGTACTGGCAGCCGGGTACGACGCTCAGCGTCCGGATCGCGCTGGAGGGGATCCCGCTGAGCAACGGCCGGTACGGCAACGTGGACCGCACGGCCGAGTCGAAGATCGGCGACAAGCGGGAGCTGAAGGTCGACAACGCGACCAAGAAGATGACGGTCTACGAGAACGACCAGGTCGTGCGCACCATGCCGGTGAGCCTGGGCAAGAAGAGCACCCCGTCGTCCAGCGGCACCATGGTGATCATGGAGAAGAAGGAGGCGACGGTCTTCGACACCTTCGCCGAGTTGGGCCCGGTCGAGGGGTACCGCACCGACATCTCCTTCGCCCAGCGGCTGACCTGGGGTGGCGAGTACATCCACGCGGCGCCGTGGTCGGTGGACGACCAGGGCCGGCGCAACGTCTCACACGGCTGCGTCAACGTCTCGACGGCGAACGCCCGGTGGTTGTTCGAGCGGACCCGGGTCGGCGACCCGATCACGGTGACCGGCACCGAACGGAAGCTGGCGGCCGGCAACGGCTGGACGGCGTGGAACATGTCCTGGGAGGAGTTCGTCAAGGGCAGCGCCCTGCCGGTGACCGCCTGA